Genomic segment of Candidatus Thermoplasmatota archaeon:
GGGATCATGTTTGTTGGTCTTATGAGGTTGAGTTGTTGCAGAGTAAAAAATAGTATAAATTTCTACTTTCCGAAGTAATGTTTCTTAATAAAAACAACTAAAAGTAAAGGAAGGGATTTGAACCCACAGATGTAGAAGTAGATTATCTTGCTATATGAATAGTTTATAAAGAAAAAACAAAATATCTAACTTTTAACTTTCTGGATGCCTATTGTGCCATCTTTTAGAACAACCCATCTAAGTTTATCGCCATCTTTCAATTTTAGTATTTCAACAACCTCTGATGGTACTGTTATTCTTCTTCTTGATCCACGAATTGTGATCGCTGTCTCTTTGATGCATTTTACATCATCTAGTTCGATTTTCATGTGCTCAACAACCTTTGATAATAAAATAGATGTTCAAATATTTTGTTATAATACCAATATAATTTGGTAAAAATTATTTGGTTCATCAGCTTATTTCCCCCTCAAGATAAGCTTTCATCTCAGGTGTTTTTGGGTTATTAAAAACTTCATTAGCTGGTCCATGTTCTATAACTTTGCCAAAGTAAAGGAAGATTACGTAATCTGCGAGTCTTTTTGCCTGACGCAGTGTATGAGTAACCAATATAACGGTGTAATTCTCTTTTAATTTCAATAAGAGTTTTTCGATTTGTTGCGCTGAAATCGGATCCAAAGCAGAGGTAGGCTCATCACATAGCAATACCTCTGGTTTTACTGCAATAGCTCTAGCTAAACAAAGACGTTGTTGTTGCCCAACTGATAGTTTTGAGGCAGGCTCATGAAGTCGATTTTTTACTTCATTCCATATGCCAACCTCTGCAAGACAATGCTCAACTATTTTATCTAGTTCTTTTCCTTTTTTCTTATGATGAATTCTTAAGCCATATGCAACATTCTCATAAATCGACATTGGTAGAGGATATGGTTTCTGAGAGAGCAAACCCATTTTTTTCCTGATATCTGGTATTTCACTCCCTTTACAGGTAAGTATATTTTTGTTGTCAACCAAGATTTTCCCTGAAATTTTAACATCATCTTGTATCTCAAGTAAACGATTGAATGATTTCAACAAAGTAGTTTTTCCACATCCTGAAGGACCGATTATCGCGGTGAGTTTTTTAGCAGGAATATTAATATCTACATTTATAAGTGCATTATGTTTGTGATAATATACGTTTAAATTTTTTGTTTCTATTTGATTTTTTGTCATATAAACTCCTTCTATTTTATTACATGTCTTTTAAATCTTCTTGTTAATAACCTTGAAGATACACTTATTACAAGTACGACAACCAGAAGGATAAATGCTGCAGCATATGCTTTCGGTTGACCAGAGGGCAGGGAATAAAGATTAAAGATCATAGTTGGTAATGCCGCTGTTGAATCTAAAGGTGAAGAGGGTATACGATTCGAAAAACCAGATGTAAACAAGATAGATGCAGCATCACCAATGCCTCTACCAAGTCCTAAAAGAACCCCTGCCAGTATCCCTGGGAACGCCTGTTTTCTTAGAACCTTTATGGCAGTCTCAAATTTTGTTGATCCAAGTGAATACGCACTTTCTTTTAAACCTGATGGAACCATCTTTATCGACTCATCCATGGATCTTGTTATTATTGGAATTTCAAGTAGGGTTAGAGCAATGATTCCTGATAGTAAAGATGATCCCATACCAAAATATAACATGATCATAAGACAAAAAATACCATAAATTATAGAAGGAATACCCCACAAAACATCTAGAGTAAATCGAACAAAATTAGATACCTTGGAAGTAGTAAAATCCCTTTGTAAATAGAGAGCTATCATTAAACTTATCAAAAATGCTATACCCGTAGCTGGAAAAGCGAGAAATATTGAGCCGACAATCGCATTTAATATGCCGCCATCAAGATATTGTCCTTCAGTCGGTGTTTGTGTTATCATCTCTAAACTTATTGATGAAGCACCATTGTAAATTACGATACCAAAAATAATAAACAAACTACCCAAAACAATACATAAAGAAAGAATCATTAAAGATTTGAATAGTTTTTCTTCAAAAACACGTCTATTCAATATTTCCACCTCTTTTTAGCTCTTCTTAAAACAAGTACGCCGAGGAAATTAAATAGGAAAACGACAATGAATAAAATTAATGCTACTAACATGAGAGCAGATTCATGAAGAGGCATAGACATTAATTCGCCGTATTTTGATGCGATTAGAGACGCAAGGGTTTCGCCAGGGGAAAATAATGAAGTTGGCATCCTAGGTATACCACCGACAACCATGTTTACTGCGATGGTTTCACCAAATGCTCGTCCAAAGCCGAGTAATACTGCTGCTATAACGCTAGGGGCAGATGCGCGAAATATAACTTTTTTAACGGTCTCCCATTTTGTTGCCCCGGTAGACAAAGACGCTTCTTTTAGGGCAATTGGTATAGCATCAAATGCCTCGATACATAATGAGATTATTATAGGAAAAACCATGATTGCTAGGATTATTGCGGCAGTAAATATACAAAGACCGGTACTTCCAACACCAAACCATGGTGCTATAAAATCTTTTACCAATGGAACAAGAAAGAGAAAAGCACAAAGCCCGTATACTACTGATGGAACGCCAGCGAGTACATCTATAAATGGTCTGATTGTTCGCCTAACTTTTAAAGGAGCATACTCGACGATATATATTGCGCTTAAAAGAGATATTGGAACAGCAATTATAAGAGCGATTCCTGTAACTAATATTGTTCCGATAAGTATTGGTGCTAGACCAAATTGACCACCATCTGGATTCCATGTTGAAGAAAATAATATATCGAAGATGGATCTTTTTTGTAGAACTAATGCAGATTTAAACAATAAAAGAAGGAATATGGAAAAAAATAAAGCAATGGAAAATAGCGTGGATGCTAGCATGAATTTTGTGCCAATAAATTCACGCCATTTTCTAGTGTTCATATCACCAATTTCTTTCTAAATATTTTATATTATCGTTCTATCTCTGGTCTTGTACCGCTCTCAAGATAACCTATTTGTGCGGTTATCGTTTCTGGTGGAAGTGGAACATAGCCTGCATCAAGAACGTATTGCTGTCCTCCAGTTAATATCCAATAAACAAAATCTTTTACTATACCAGTGTAATTGTGTAAAGTAACTAGATGGAGTGCTCGTGCTGGTGGAGATGGATAAACGTAATTGTTTATAGCAGTTATAATAGTGCTACGATTTGCATATACATTTTCATTTTCATCCAGAACTCCATTTTCGTTGAGGTCGATAGGTACTGGTATTATATTATCAGCTGGTAAAACAGTTCCATCAGCAAGTTTTTTTGTGTATACATAGCCAATGTTGTTAAAACCGATTCCAAATTTTTCACGTTGGATTGTAGCAGCAAGTGTATTATCTCCATTTACAGCTGAATCTGCTGCGTTTATCAGATCGTTTTGTTTATATTTTCCAAGATACTTTGCCCATGTTTCAGCAGCACCACATGAATCAGATCTCGTATACACAACAATACGATCATTGCTAAGACTTTCGTTTCCAACAAGTTGTCCCCATGTTGTTATATTCCTTGTAATAAAAACATCTATAAATTGTTGTTTTGTGACGCCTTTTCTTAGAATTTCTTCAATAACTGGATTATTGGTGTTTATAGTTGCAACAACTGCATCTTTTACTACAGACACAAAAAATACTCCTTGTTGAATTTCTGTGTTGTTGATTTCTCTGGAAACCATACCGATATCTGCGATTCCAAGTAAAGCATCTGCCATACCTTGACCGGCGCCATTGCTAATGATATCGATATTTATTTCTGGATGGATTTTTCTATATTCTGATGCCCATTTTTCCATCATAGGTGTTAATGCAAATGCTCCTTCAATTTTTATTGTATTTTTATTTTTTCCAACGCAGCCACAGTTGCTGACAATTCCTATTGTAATAAGTGTTATGGTTGCAAATATTACTAGCATTTTTTTTTGTGATTGATTTTTATTTTTCATAATAGCTTCCCCATTTTGTCAAATGCCATGAGACACATTGACATGTAATACACTATGTACGGCGCCCTATTTAAAGTTATTGGTAAATTACCTATATTTGGTGGTATAGAACCAAAATGTTATGGATTCT
This window contains:
- the pstC gene encoding phosphate ABC transporter permease subunit PstC, coding for MNTRKWREFIGTKFMLASTLFSIALFFSIFLLLLFKSALVLQKRSIFDILFSSTWNPDGGQFGLAPILIGTILVTGIALIIAVPISLLSAIYIVEYAPLKVRRTIRPFIDVLAGVPSVVYGLCAFLFLVPLVKDFIAPWFGVGSTGLCIFTAAIILAIMVFPIIISLCIEAFDAIPIALKEASLSTGATKWETVKKVIFRASAPSVIAAVLLGFGRAFGETIAVNMVVGGIPRMPTSLFSPGETLASLIASKYGELMSMPLHESALMLVALILFIVVFLFNFLGVLVLRRAKKRWKY
- the pstA gene encoding phosphate ABC transporter permease PstA, translated to MNRRVFEEKLFKSLMILSLCIVLGSLFIIFGIVIYNGASSISLEMITQTPTEGQYLDGGILNAIVGSIFLAFPATGIAFLISLMIALYLQRDFTTSKVSNFVRFTLDVLWGIPSIIYGIFCLMIMLYFGMGSSLLSGIIALTLLEIPIITRSMDESIKMVPSGLKESAYSLGSTKFETAIKVLRKQAFPGILAGVLLGLGRGIGDAASILFTSGFSNRIPSSPLDSTAALPTMIFNLYSLPSGQPKAYAAAFILLVVVLVISVSSRLLTRRFKRHVIK
- a CDS encoding phosphate ABC transporter ATP-binding protein, producing MTKNQIETKNLNVYYHKHNALINVDINIPAKKLTAIIGPSGCGKTTLLKSFNRLLEIQDDVKISGKILVDNKNILTCKGSEIPDIRKKMGLLSQKPYPLPMSIYENVAYGLRIHHKKKGKELDKIVEHCLAEVGIWNEVKNRLHEPASKLSVGQQQRLCLARAIAVKPEVLLCDEPTSALDPISAQQIEKLLLKLKENYTVILVTHTLRQAKRLADYVIFLYFGKVIEHGPANEVFNNPKTPEMKAYLEGEIS
- a CDS encoding PstS family phosphate ABC transporter substrate-binding protein, giving the protein MKNKNQSQKKMLVIFATITLITIGIVSNCGCVGKNKNTIKIEGAFALTPMMEKWASEYRKIHPEINIDIISNGAGQGMADALLGIADIGMVSREINNTEIQQGVFFVSVVKDAVVATINTNNPVIEEILRKGVTKQQFIDVFITRNITTWGQLVGNESLSNDRIVVYTRSDSCGAAETWAKYLGKYKQNDLINAADSAVNGDNTLAATIQREKFGIGFNNIGYVYTKKLADGTVLPADNIIPVPIDLNENGVLDENENVYANRSTIITAINNYVYPSPPARALHLVTLHNYTGIVKDFVYWILTGGQQYVLDAGYVPLPPETITAQIGYLESGTRPEIER